CGTCCCGATCTGGGTAGTTGACTTTAGCAGCCAGTGCAGCAGGAACCCCAAAGCCCATTGTTGCATAAATCCCAGAAGTTGCCCATTTCTGGTCATCGTGCATTCGGATCAAGCGTTCAAAGTTAATATTAACATTGCCGACATCGATAGCCCAAACAGCTTTGTCACTAGCTTCTTGGTTCAAGACATCAAAGATTGGTTCGGGGCGAACTGGTGATTCAGTGCTATCGTTGAAGCTGGCTTGCCATTTGTCCCAGTTCTTTTTATCAGCAACCGCAGCGTCATAAAAGGCTGAATCATCGCGCGCTTCACCAGCTGCATTGATCGCCGCTAAAGCTTTTTTCGCATCCGCCTGAATAGCAACGTTCGTATGGTGGCGCTTACCAAATTTTTCACTATCAATATCGATTTGAATGACCTTAGCCTTCTTATTAAATAAGAAGATACTAAATGGGACATTGTTACCGACCCAGAGGATTAGATCCGTACTAAAGCCAATCTCGGCACCCGGCTTAGGTGCGACTCGTCCCGTGGAACCTAAGTAAGCGGGATAATCGTCTTCAATGATCCCCTTCGCTAATACTGAAGAGACAAGTGGCATCTTAAACTTTTCAGAAGCAGCTTTTAATTCTTCAGCCGCGTCCTTAGCGCCAACGCCAAAGTAAATCATTGGTGACTTAGCAGCTTTGATTAATTTAACCGCATCAGCAACTGATTCAGCGGTTGGTGCAGGATAGTTAACAGTGTGCACGCTAGCGTTCGTTTCAAAGTTGTCTTCAATTTCAGCCCAACCAAAGTCCTTAGGGATCGTTAAGACAGCTACACCATTGTGGGCATACGCTTGACGAATGGCTTCATCAGTCATCATCGGTAAACTCTCAGCAGTCATCGCAGTCCGATTCCAAACAGCCACATCGTCAAAAATCGGTTCTTCATTCATTGCTTGGAAGAAGTCCATGTTCATCCGCTTAGTAGGAACTTGTGCAACGATTGCTAACATTGGAATACCATCTTCCTTAGCATCGTACAATCCGTTCAGTAAGTGGACAGCACCAGGGCCAGCGGAACCAAAGCAGACGCCGATCTTTCCAGTTAGCTTATAATCAGCGGAAGCGGCAATCGCACCAGCTTCTTCGTGACGTACTTGGATGTACTTCAACGTTTCCCGTTGATTATAGATGGCGTTCATCGTTGAATCGAACGACCCACCGGGCAAACCATAAATATGTTTTACGCCCCACTTCTGAATTACTTTTAATACGGCATCTGAACCACTAATTTTAGCCATTAGTAATGTCCTCCTCTGATATATTTTAATTATCAACTTTACGACTTTATTGTAATCACGATTTTTTAAAATGTAAACGCTTTTATCGATAGATTTTATCTATCATTAGAAATTTTGCGAAACTTTCTATGGTTTACAAGCGTTAACGACGGGCTTTGGAGCGTTTTTAATTTTTTAAAAAAAAACGTATTTTTTTGTATTTTTATATTTTGTATTATTTTCGACACCGGTATACCACCTTAACCACCGTACTAATTGTGTATTTGTCTTATTAAATCGAATTGGTACGGGTACATCCCCACTCGTTACGCTTGCCCCGCTTAGCAAATCTCGGCCGATTGACTGCTCATGAGCTAGTTTCAAGATAGTTTTTGATGACGGCGCTTACATTTCAATGTTTATCCTAACTTTCTGATTGCTTCACCTCCCCCTTCTATCACTTGAATGACTCTAGTATAGTCACCTCCAAAGCAAACCAACTTGACGCTCATCAAGTTTTAGCCTATTTCGCGTCAAAAAAAAGACTACCAACGTCATGTGCGTCAGTAGTCCGTTTAGAATTAAGTCATTTAAATTATCTGTAACTAGCCAATAACGTCGAGCTGACCACCTTTAACTGTCAGACATTTAATATCCACAAGAAGATAATGAAGATGAAGAACAGCACGTACATTAATGGATGAACTTCCTTGGCATGCTTAGTTGCGACCATCGTAATGACGTATGCAATGAAGCCTAAAGCAATCCCATCAGAAATACTATAAGTCAACGGCATCCCGATAACAGTTAGAAATGCGGGTACGGCAATTTCAAACCGTTCCCAACTGATCTGTTTTAAAGATTCTGCCATCAACACACCCACAATAATCAATGCAGGTGCAGTAACTTGATCCGTCACGACGTTTAATAACGGTGAGAAAAATAATCCAAGAATGAATAGCGCACCTGTAACAACTGCACTCATCCCAGAGCGACCACCGACCGCAATTCCGGCCGAAGATTCAACATAAGCTGAAGTTGGTGAGGTTCCCAACACTGACCCAACTAACATCGAAGTTGAATCGGCCATCAACGCTTTACCAACCCGCGGCATTTTATTATTTTTCATGAATCCAGCCTGTTCTGCCAATCCAACTAGCGTTCCGGCCGTATCGAAGAATGTCACTAATAAGAACGTCAAAACAACAATAATCAATTGTAACGAATTAATATCACCAATATGACCAAGCGCCACACCAAACGTTGGTTTCAACGAAGGTGCTGCCGAAACAATTGTGGATGGCATCTTAATCAAGCCAGTTGCTAGCCCTAAAATGGAGGTTAAAACCATCCCGATAAAAATCCCACCGGGAACTTTGCGACTCATCAAAATCAACGTGACGATCAATCCAAAAATAGTTAACCAGGTCGTTCCAACTGTCAATGATCCCAGACCAACAACCGTTGATTTGTTGGCAACAATTAAGCCACCACCATGAAGACCAATAAAAGCAATGAAGAACCCGATCCCCGCCGAAATTGCTAACTTCATATCCCGCGGAATCGCATCAATAATCATTTCCCGGAGCTTAAAAATCGTAATCAAGATAAAAATCACGGCTGCAACGAACACCCCAGCCAGAGCAGTTTGCCATTTAATGCCCATTCCGATAACTACGGAATAAGTAAAGAACGCGTTAACGCCTAATCCTGGTGCAATTGCTATCGGGTACTTAGCAACTAACCCCATCAATAAACAGCCTAACGCTGACGCTAAGGCCGTCGCGGTGAAGACGGCGCCCTTATCCATCCCCGAAGCCCCGAGGACGCTCGGATTAACAAATAGGATGTATGCCATCGAAACAAACGTGGTCAAGCCAGCCAGCACTTCGGTTCGCATTGACGTTTTCAATTCTGAAAAATTAAAATATGCCGCAATTTTATTCATGATTCCCTCCAAATATTCGCCTAAATTACAATTGCACAATTGTAAACGTTCGTGTTTTAGCGTTCTTTTAACGTATTTAATCGTATCATTTTGTTTATTTAAAAGCAATAACCGAACGCTAAATAATTTTGAATCTATTTAATTGCGATTTTCAATTTTAATGAGCCTGCGGTAGAATGAAATTGATAAAGCGTGTTCATTGCCTTAAAACCGCTCTTGGTCCTCACGACCCTCAGGCAAACAACGCGTCACGATTCTCCATACAAAGGTGTGATTTAAATGGCTGGTTCCAAAATTACGGCAATCTTCTTTTTAATCCTCTACGCCGTCCTACTCTACTTGGTCTTCACAATGCAGAACATGTTAGCCATGTACTTAATGGCTATTGGGATGTTTCTTGAAGCTTGCGAAGGGGTTTACCATAACTTCTTCAAGCATTGAGCGCTACACGTATCACAGTGAAGCAAGTACGCCCATTTGAGTGCTTACTTTCTATGAAACGACCCTACTTTAGTACAAGTGTTTTTATTCAATGGGTATTCGTAACAAAACAGACTTCTTAAGAATTGTGACAATTCCTAAGAAGTCTGTTTTTGACTAGCGACCAAAATAGTTGCTCATCAATACTAATTTAGTGGTTAGTCCCATGTACATCCTAGTGTAGAACGGGGTGTGACTGTGGCTCACCGAGGTCCGTGACCTGCTGGCTAAAGGTCCCCATCATCTTGAGCACTTGATCAATCTGTGGTGCGCCCAACTGGTTGACCCAGTGATCAAAGTGCTGGGTAATGGCTTGGTCGACAATCCGTTCGACTTGTTGTCCCCGTTCTGTTAAATGTAAGTAGAGCCGCCGCCGATCACGCGGATCTGGCACCTGAAAAACATAGTGTTGCATTAACAATGATTTGACTTGCCGTGAAATCGCGCTTCGCGTTACTTGTCGCTGAATTGCAATATCATTGAGTGTCACTTCATCAGTCGTGGCAATGCGCCGCAATATTAAAAATTGTTCAAATGACAGTTTATTTTGACTTAAAGGCCAAGCCACTAAGTCCATCATAATTTTGGTTGTATTTTGATATGCTTCAAAATAATCATTGAGAAGTTTGCTTAATTCGTCACTGTTCATCGCGATCACCATCACTTCATTAACTTTTGACCAAATATAACACGCCTTTAACTGTTTTGCATGAAATTACCCGTAAATTCCAACGTTAAGCATCCTCCCTAACAATTTTGTGCAACAAAGTGTATGATGAAAGTAGTTGAAACGCTTACGTAAAAAGGAGACGAGACCATGCCCCTGACACCCTTACATCAAGTTGAATTGCGCTTGATGCGTACCGTCATCGCAATCTGTGAGGCTGAAAATATCGATTACTTTTTGATCGGTGGTTCTTTACTCGGTGCTATTCGTCATCACGGATTTATTCCGTGGGACGATGACATCGACATTGGAATGCGCCGTCATGACTACCAGCGCTTTATCGCCGTCGCCAACCACCATCTTGATCCAAACAAATTTTTCCTACAAACCGGTGCCTCAGATCCGGACTATGCACTCAGTTATATGAAGCTATTAGACGTAAATACTTACATTGAAGAACGCAACAACGTCAATAATGCGTTTAAAGGCGTGTTCGTTGACATCTTTCCGTTTGATAAGATTCCAGATGACGAAGCCTTACGTCGTTCACAGATGTTACATTACAAATTAGCAGACGCTGCGATCCTGCTCAAATTGAATTACCGCTTTGTCAAAACACCACTGCGTAACTTGATTACGAAACACACACCTCAGCAATTAGCTGAAGTCAATCGCTATAAGCTGGAACGTGAGGAATACATGCGCCTGTACGAGCAGTCAGACTCCCGAACTTACAAAAATCTGGCGTCTCAATACGATTACGAAAAGGAAATTATGACCTATCAGGAATTGACCGAGCTAACGACCGTTCCATTCGAAGATATCCAAGTGAAGATTCCCAGTGCGTATGACACCATTTTGACCCGGATGTATGGTGATTACATGCAGCTGCCACCAGCTGATAAACGAGTTGAAAAACATCTGAACAAACTAATTATCGATAATCACGAAATCTTATAATATCAACTAGCGTGGTTCAGGCATACTCGTTACGGCTGAGCCACGCCTTTTTGGTATCTTGGATCAAACGTGCCAAGTTAGGTTAGCGTTCGCTACCGCTGAAACCGGGGTAATCATCACATCAACCACCTAACTAGTAAGATTCATACAAAGTTAATGATGGCCTTAATTACGCTTAACTTTCGTATAAAAACTAAAAGTAATCGCTAACTGTTTCACTACTAAAATACTAATTTAACTAACCCCAACCTGTGTTAAACTTAAATTAAATACATGACTTTAACCTTATTGGGGGTCAGGAAATCATAAAAATGGGGGATCGCCATGGCAGCAAAATTATTTGGAATTATGATGATTAACGTTCAGAGTATTGAATTGTCGATTGTCAATTTACGCACATTACGCCAAGTAGAACGAGTTCGTTCCGACGTTTCACTTGGTGAGGATATTTATGATCAGCATACGATCGATTATGATTCAGTGGAACAAGCCGCACAGGCACTGAGTGGTTTTGTTCAGATCATGAACGATTACGGCGTTAAGGACTACCATTTATGGGGGTCGTGGTCCTTGTCATCCGCTAACAATGCCGACTATATTCAAGACCAATTACTTGTCCGGACTGGGCTCAAGATCGACTGGTTATCTAGTAGTCAGGAAACCTACCTGCGTTCAGTCGCAGTTGCGGTACACTTTCCACGATTCAAGCAAATGATCACGAAGCCGACCTACTTATTAGGAATCAACTCTGGTAGTGTCGGTATTTCGCACTACGATCAGAGTAACTTTGTCTTCTCCCGTAGTCTCCGTTTAGGACCAGTTCGAATCGCGGAAGTTCTTGAAGACTTGCAATCGAGCGTGCCTAACTATGTCGAAGTTTTGGATGATTATATTTCGAGTCAAATCGTTGACTTTGGCCGCTTCTTGCCCGGGCGAAGAGATCAACCTAGTAACGTCGTCATGCTCGGCGTCGCGCCGTTTGCCACCCTCTTTCGCCAACAACAATCAAAAGCTGGCGTGGAGGAACTCAGCAAAGCAGATTTTCAAGCTTTATATGAGGACGTGTTGAACGCTTCTGACCAGTATTTAATGGATAAATACGAAGTTGATGAAGAAGACGTGCGCCTAATCGTGCCCGAATTACTACTTATTAACGAGTTACTACAACTCACTAATGCTGAGAAAATCTGGCTTGGCAACGTGACCGTGCTGGATGGGTTAATTATTCAAGAAGCCATTAAGTTGGGCTATAAGAAATATAACTTTAATGATCAAATCGTAACAGCAGCTAAGAACATTGCGGACCGGTACAACGTTGAACCCAAACATCGCGATTTGGTTACCAAATTCTCATTGCACCTATTCGACCAGCTCAAACCGCTACACCACTTAGGTAAACGGGAGCGGCTACTCTTACAAGTAGCGGCTATCGTGCACGACGTTGGGAGTTATATCGATCCACACCAACATTACTTACATTCGGACTATATCTTGCAGGCCACTGAACTCATGGGATTAACCGATACCGAAAAACGAATGGTCGCCCTGATTTCACGCTACCATAGCGCGCAAACACCATCAAAAGACATTCGCCATTTTGGACACTTACAAGTCGAACAACGCTTATTAGTCTCCAAACTATCCGCCATCTTGAGAATTGCGGACGCTTTGGATGACGGTCGCAAACAAAAAATTGATAAAATTTCCGTTTCAATTCGCAATCCACGGGTCATCATTACTTGCTTTGCTCATGATGACCTCTTCTTAGAAAATTGGGTATTCGCACAAAAAGCGGAATTCTTTAAAGAAGTCTTTGGTTTAACACCAGTGATTAAACTACGGGGGGTACGTTAAATGAATTATTATAAAGAAAGTTATTATACAAACCGTGAACTCAGCTGGCTTGATTTTAACTATCGTGTCCTTGATGAAGCACGTGATAAGGATAACCCCTTGCTAGAACGTGTCCGTTTTCTCGGGATCACACAGAGTAATCTTGACGAATTCTTCACGGTCCGGGTCGCATCATTACGTAAATTGATGTCAGTCAATTACACTAAACCGGATCCCGCGGGACTGACCGCTGCTGATCAAGTCAGTGCAATCAGTGATAAAGCCCACGAGATGGTCAAGCGTCAATACAATACATTAAACCGCTCGCTTTTGCCATTGCTGGAACAGCACGCGATTCATCTCTTG
This Lactiplantibacillus plantarum DNA region includes the following protein-coding sequences:
- the spxB gene encoding pyruvate oxidase, with translation MAKISGSDAVLKVIQKWGVKHIYGLPGGSFDSTMNAIYNQRETLKYIQVRHEEAGAIAASADYKLTGKIGVCFGSAGPGAVHLLNGLYDAKEDGIPMLAIVAQVPTKRMNMDFFQAMNEEPIFDDVAVWNRTAMTAESLPMMTDEAIRQAYAHNGVAVLTIPKDFGWAEIEDNFETNASVHTVNYPAPTAESVADAVKLIKAAKSPMIYFGVGAKDAAEELKAASEKFKMPLVSSVLAKGIIEDDYPAYLGSTGRVAPKPGAEIGFSTDLILWVGNNVPFSIFLFNKKAKVIQIDIDSEKFGKRHHTNVAIQADAKKALAAINAAGEARDDSAFYDAAVADKKNWDKWQASFNDSTESPVRPEPIFDVLNQEASDKAVWAIDVGNVNINFERLIRMHDDQKWATSGIYATMGFGVPAALAAKVNYPDRDVYSLSGDGAFAMLSEEILAQVKYNLHIINIVFSNETLGFIEAEQTDDSHQPLSGVDLPDTDWAKVGEGYGAVGYTVRTKAEFKQALEDAKKTDKPVVIDVKLTHAMPFTTEHMYLDDAWQDKDKIAEFVKKYDAQALKPFSYFLKQAQTN
- a CDS encoding NCS2 family permease produces the protein MNKIAAYFNFSELKTSMRTEVLAGLTTFVSMAYILFVNPSVLGASGMDKGAVFTATALASALGCLLMGLVAKYPIAIAPGLGVNAFFTYSVVIGMGIKWQTALAGVFVAAVIFILITIFKLREMIIDAIPRDMKLAISAGIGFFIAFIGLHGGGLIVANKSTVVGLGSLTVGTTWLTIFGLIVTLILMSRKVPGGIFIGMVLTSILGLATGLIKMPSTIVSAAPSLKPTFGVALGHIGDINSLQLIIVVLTFLLVTFFDTAGTLVGLAEQAGFMKNNKMPRVGKALMADSTSMLVGSVLGTSPTSAYVESSAGIAVGGRSGMSAVVTGALFILGLFFSPLLNVVTDQVTAPALIIVGVLMAESLKQISWERFEIAVPAFLTVIGMPLTYSISDGIALGFIAYVITMVATKHAKEVHPLMYVLFFIFIIFLWILNV
- a CDS encoding MarR family winged helix-turn-helix transcriptional regulator, with protein sequence MNSDELSKLLNDYFEAYQNTTKIMMDLVAWPLSQNKLSFEQFLILRRIATTDEVTLNDIAIQRQVTRSAISRQVKSLLMQHYVFQVPDPRDRRRLYLHLTERGQQVERIVDQAITQHFDHWVNQLGAPQIDQVLKMMGTFSQQVTDLGEPQSHPVLH
- a CDS encoding LicD family protein, which translates into the protein MPLTPLHQVELRLMRTVIAICEAENIDYFLIGGSLLGAIRHHGFIPWDDDIDIGMRRHDYQRFIAVANHHLDPNKFFLQTGASDPDYALSYMKLLDVNTYIEERNNVNNAFKGVFVDIFPFDKIPDDEALRRSQMLHYKLADAAILLKLNYRFVKTPLRNLITKHTPQQLAEVNRYKLEREEYMRLYEQSDSRTYKNLASQYDYEKEIMTYQELTELTTVPFEDIQVKIPSAYDTILTRMYGDYMQLPPADKRVEKHLNKLIIDNHEIL
- a CDS encoding Ppx/GppA phosphatase family protein — translated: MAAKLFGIMMINVQSIELSIVNLRTLRQVERVRSDVSLGEDIYDQHTIDYDSVEQAAQALSGFVQIMNDYGVKDYHLWGSWSLSSANNADYIQDQLLVRTGLKIDWLSSSQETYLRSVAVAVHFPRFKQMITKPTYLLGINSGSVGISHYDQSNFVFSRSLRLGPVRIAEVLEDLQSSVPNYVEVLDDYISSQIVDFGRFLPGRRDQPSNVVMLGVAPFATLFRQQQSKAGVEELSKADFQALYEDVLNASDQYLMDKYEVDEEDVRLIVPELLLINELLQLTNAEKIWLGNVTVLDGLIIQEAIKLGYKKYNFNDQIVTAAKNIADRYNVEPKHRDLVTKFSLHLFDQLKPLHHLGKRERLLLQVAAIVHDVGSYIDPHQHYLHSDYILQATELMGLTDTEKRMVALISRYHSAQTPSKDIRHFGHLQVEQRLLVSKLSAILRIADALDDGRKQKIDKISVSIRNPRVIITCFAHDDLFLENWVFAQKAEFFKEVFGLTPVIKLRGVR